A window of the Eremothecium cymbalariae DBVPG#7215 chromosome 5, complete sequence genome harbors these coding sequences:
- the AYR1 gene encoding acylglycerone-phosphate reductase (similar to Ashbya gossypii AER373C), with protein MTETKYAVVTGASSGIGYAITDELAGKGYVVYAASRRTAPLEPLEQKYGIEKVIGVKLDVSEPDEIKAFRERLEKSLPDGKLHLLFNNAGQGCVVAATDVTNDQIEQCFKVNVFGSMNMTKELATLVINAKGVIIFTGSMAGVVATPFSSVYASTKAAIHQYAHVLHLEMRPLGVKVINAITGFVGTNISNSKNSIPEDSLFATPEGIKLLEERRNMVKNNNPMPANIYAQKLVKDALSSADPVDVYRGTSASIFLWITRLFPVKLIEYGMYKKFNTQPAYDAINKRKKD; from the coding sequence ATGACTGAAACAAAATACGCAGTTGTTACTGGTGCATCCTCGGGAATTGGATATGCAATCACAGACGAATTAGCTGGAAAAGGTTACGTTGTCTACGCAGCATCAAGGAGAACCGCTCCTCTCGAGCCTCTCGAGCAAAAATATGGTATCGAGAAAGTTATCGGTGTAAAGTTGGATGTCTCTGAACCGGATGAAATCAAAGCGTTCCGTGAACGCTTGGAGAAGTCTTTACCCGATGGCAAACTGCACCTACTATTCAACAATGCAGGCCAAGGCTGCGTGGTCGCAGCAACCGACGTTACAAACGACCAAATAGAGCAATGCTTCAAGGTCAACGTTTTTGGATCTATGAATATGACTAAAGAATTGGCTACCTTGGTAATTAATGCAAAGGGAGTGATTATCTTCACTGGTTCCATGGCCGGAGTCGTCGCCACCCCCTTTTCTAGCGTCTACGCCAGTACTAAGGCTGCTATCCACCAATACGCACATGTGCTGCATCTCGAAATGAGACCCTTAGGCGTTAAGGTTATCAATGCTATCACTGGCTTTGTGGGAACCAACATCAGTAACTCAAAAAACTCTATCCCAGAGGACAGCCTATTTGCAACACCAGAAGGCATCAAGCTTCTGGAAGAACGCAGAAATATGGtcaaaaataacaatcCAATGCCTGCCAACATCTACGCGCAAAAGCTTGTTAAAGATGCGCTATCCTCTGCGGACCCTGTTGATGTCTACAGAGGTACTAGTGCATCCATCTTCTTATGGATTACTAGACTCTTCCCAGTCAAATTAATAGAATACGGCATGTACAAGAAATTTAACACCCAGCCCGCCTACGACGCTATTAATAAGAGAAAGAAGGATTGA
- the KGD1 gene encoding alpha-ketoglutarate dehydrogenase KGD1 (similar to Ashbya gossypii AER374C) produces the protein MFRGVKVSHGGVFSRLLNERIAKGGAGVVGMRKFASGAGGDTFLSTTNAAYIDEMFAVWQKDPSSVHVSWDAYFKNMSNTNIPASSAFVAPPTLVPTPTGPGLPQEMTFETAGMGSKVDQSILVHLKVQLLCRAYQVRGHQKAHIDPLQISFGDDKSKPLPRELTLEHYGFTEKDLDHEITLGPGILPRFAKEGKKSMKLREIIEALEKLYCSGYGVEYIHIPSREQCEWLRERVEIPKPYSYSIEEKKQIFDRLTWSTSFESFLSTKFPNDKRFGLEGLEAVVPGVKMLIDRSVELGVEDVVLGMAHRGRLNVLSNVVRKSNESIFSEFQGSFTPSEYEGSGDVKYHLGMNYQRPTVSGKHVNLSLVANPSHLEAQYPVVLGRVRAIQHSKKDIGTYSKAMGVLLHGDAAFAAQGVVYESIGFQHLPAYSTGGTIHVITNNQIGFTTDPRFARSTPYPSDIAKAIDAPIFHVNANDIEAVIFIFNLAAEWRATFHTDAIIDVVGWRKHGHNETDQPSFTQPLMYKRVAKQQSVMDTYSERLLSEGSMTKKEIDDHKKWVWGLFEEAFEKAKDYKPTSREWLTAAWEDFKSPKELATEILPHNPTNVDGKILKKIGKVISSWPKDFEVHKNLKRILTSRGKAIDGEKGIDWSTGEALAFGTMLLDGYDIRVSGEDVERGTFSQRHAVLHDQNSENTYTPLQHISKDQADFTICNSSLSEYGCMGFEYGYSLTSPDYFVMWEAQFGDFANTAQVIIDQFIAGAETKWKQRSGLVLSLPHGYDGQGPEHSSGRLERFLQLTNEDPRYFPTEEKSQREHQDCNFQVAYPTTPANLFHILRRQQHRQFRKPLALFFSKQLLRHPLARSDLSEFTDGGFQWIIEDAEHGKTIGTKEETKRLVLLTGQVFTALHKKRETIGDRTTAFLKIEQLHPFPFYQLRDILNSYPNLEDIVWCQEEPFNMGSWAFVSPRIQTTLKETDKYSNFEVRYAGRNPNGAVAAGSKALHNAEEQAFLKDVFGQ, from the coding sequence ATGTTCAGGGGGGTCAAGGTTTCTCATGGTGGTGTGTTTTCAAGGTTGTTGAATGAACGAATTGCTAAGGGTGGAGCTGGGGTGGTTGGGATGAGGAAGTTTGCAAGTGGGGCTGGCGGAGATACATTCCTTTCTACTACGAATGCAGCATATATTGATGAGATGTTTGCAGTGTGGCAGAAGGACCCCAGTTCGGTGCATGTTTCCTGGGATGCTTATTTTAAGAATATGTCGAATACGAATATACCGGCTTCGTCGGCATTTGTAGCTCCTCCAACGTTGGTGCCTACTCCAACGGGTCCTGGTCTTCCACAAGAAATGACGTTTGAGACGGCTGGGATGGGGTCTAAGGTTGATCAGAGTATTTTGGTGCATCTGAAGGTGCAGTTGCTTTGTCGGGCGTATCAAGTGCGTGGACACCAGAAGGCGCATATAGATCCTTTGCAGATTTCTTTTGGGGATGACAAGAGTAAGCCGCTGCCACGCGAGTTGACTTTGGAGCATTATGGCTTCACTGAGAAAGATTTGGACCATGAGATTACTTTAGGTCCAGGGATTTTGCCTCGTTTTGCCAAAGAGGGCAAGAAGAGTATGAAGTTGAGAGAGATTATCGAAGCCTTGGAGAAGCTTTATTGTTCTGGTTATGGTGTGGAGTATATTCATATCCCTTCAAGAGAACAATGTGAATGGCTAAGAGAGAGAGTTGAAATCCCTAAACCTTACAGTTATTCTATTgaggaaaagaaacaaatCTTTGACAGATTGACTTGGTCCACGTCCTTCGAGAGTTTCCTATCCacaaaatttccaaatgaTAAAAGGTTCGGTCTTGAAGGTTTGGAAGCGGTTGTTCCTGGTGTAAAGATGTTAATAGATCGCTCGGTTGAGCTTGGGGTGGAGGATGTTGTTCTTGGTATGGCTCATCGTGGTAGATTGAATGTCTTGTCCAACGTTGTCCGGAAGTCTAACGAATCTATTTTCTCTGAATTCCAGGGATCTTTTACGCCATCGGAGTACGAAGGTTCTGGAGATGTGAAGTATCATTTGGGTATGAACTATCAGAGACCAACGGTATCTGGTAAACATGTGAATTTGTCTCTGGTTGCAAACCCTTCTCATTTGGAAGCACAATATCCAGTTGTTTTGGGTAGGGTGAGAGCCATTCAACATTCTAAGAAGGATATCGGTACCTACAGCAAGGCAATGGGTGTATTGTTACATGGTGATGCTGCCTTTGCTGCGCAGGGTGTTGTGTATGAATCTATTGGGTTCCAGCATTTGCCTGCGTACTCCACTGGTGGTACTATCCATGTAATTACCAATAATCAAATCGGTTTTACCACTGATCCAAGATTTGCGAGATCCACACCTTACCCATCTGATATTGCCAAGGCCATTGATGCCCCAATCTTCCATGTTAATGCTAATGATATTGAGGCGgtgatatttatttttaatttagCCGCGGAATGGAGAGCAACTTTCCATACAGATGCTATTATTGACGTTGTTGGATGGAGGAAACATGGTCATAATGAAACAGATCAGCCATCCTTCACTCAGCCCCTAATGTACAAAAGAGTTGCCAAACAACAGTCTGTAATGGATACTTACTCTGAGAGATTATTGTCCGAAGGCTCAATGACCAAAAAGGAGATTGATGACCATAAAAAGTGGGTTTGGGgtttatttgaagaagcgTTTGAAAAGGCCAAAGACTATAAACCTACATCTAGGGAATGGTTAACTGCTGCTTGGGAGGACTTCAAATCTCCAAAAGAGTTGGCAACTGAAATTTTACCCCACAATCCAACTAACGTTGATgggaagatattgaaaaagattGGTAAGGTTATTTCGAGCTGGCcaaaagattttgaagtccacaaaaacttgaagagAATTTTAACTTCTAGAGGGAAAGCTATTGATGGCGAAAAGGGTATTGACTGGTCCACTGGTGAGGCGTTGGCGTTTGGAACAATGTTATTAGATGGTTATGATATTAGAGTGTCTGGTGAAGATGTTGAAAGAGGCACCTTCTCCCAAAGGCACGCTGTTTTACACGACCAAAACTCTGAAAATACTTATACCCCACTTCAGCACATTTCGAAGGATCAAGCTGACTTCACTATCTGCAACTCCTCCTTATCTGAATATGGCTGTATGGGTTTTGAATACGGTTATTCGTTGACCTCTCCGGATTACTTTGTCATGTGGGAAGCTCAGTTCGGTGACTTTGCAAATACAGCACAAGTCATCATTGACCAGTTCATTGCTGGGGCTGAAACTAAATGGAAGCAACGTTCTGGGTTGGTTTTGTCTTTGCCACATGGCTACGATGGTCAAGGACCTGAACATTCAAGTGGCCGTTTGGAAAGATTCTTGCAATTGACTAATGAAGACCCAAGATATTTCCCTACTGAAGAAAAATCTCAAAGAGAACATCAGGATTGTAACTTCCAAGTGGCTTACCCAACCACTCCAGCTAATTTGTTCCATATTCTAAGAAGACAGCAGCATCGTCAATTCCGTAAGCCATTGGCGTTATTCTTCTCCAAACAATTGTTACGTCACCCATTGGCCAGATCTGACTTGTCAGAATTTACCGATGGGGGCTTCCAATGGATCATCGAAGATGCAGAGCACGGTAAAACAATCGGTACCAAAGAGGAAACGAAGAGATTGGTGTTGCTCACTGGTCAAGTGTTCACAGCCCTTCATAAAAAACGTGAGACGATTGGTGACAGAACTACtgcatttttgaagatcGAACAGTTACATCCATTCCCATTCTACCAGTTGCGTGACATCTTAAACTCCTATCCAAACCTAGAAGACATCGTCTGGTGTCAAGAAGAGCCTTTCAATATGGGTTCCTGGGCGTTTGTTTCTCCAAGAATACAGACTACCTTGAAAGAAACTGACAAATACTCCAACTTCGAGGTGAGATACGCCGGCAGAAATCCAAATGGAGCAGTCGCTGCGGGTTCCAAAGCTCTACATAATGCTGAAGAACAAGCTTTCTTGAAGGATGTCTTTGGCCAATGA
- a CDS encoding 60S ribosomal protein uL6 (similar to Ashbya gossypii ADL290W), with protein MKYTQADEVLDIAEGVTVNIKARVVKVTGPRGTLEKNLKHIDVTFTKVSNRQIRITVHHGDRKHVAALRTVKSLISNMITGVTKGFKYKMRYVYAHFPINVNVVEKDGAKFIEIRNYLGDKKVRLVPVREGVSIEFSTNQKDEIVLSGNSIENVSQNAADIQQICRARNKDIRKFLDGIYVSEKGVIEQEA; from the coding sequence ATGAAGTACACTCAAGCTGACGAAGTTTTGGATATCGCAGAGGGCGTTACTGTCAACATCAAGGCCAGAGTGGTTAAGGTGACCGGACCTAGAGGCACTTTGGAGAAGAACTTGAAGCACATTGATGTTACCTTCACCAAGGTTTCTAACAGACAGATTAGGATCACTGTACACCATGGTGACAGAAAACATGTTGCTGCTTTGAGGACTGTGAAGTCGTTGATCTCCAATATGATCACTGGTGTGACCAAGGGTTTCAAGTACAAGATGAGATATGTTTACGCGCATTTTCCCATCAATGTGAATGTTGTTGAGAAAGATGGTGCCAAGTTCATTGAGATCAGAAACTACTTGGGTGACAAAAAGGTTAGACTTGTACCAGTCAGAGAAGGTGTTTCCATTGAGTTTTCTACCAACCAAAAGGACGAGATCGTTTTGTCCGGTAACTCTATTGAGAACGTCTCTCAAAACGCTGCTGACATCCAGCAAATATGTCGTGCTAGAAACAAGGATATCAGAAAGTTCTTGGATGGTATCTATGTTTCCGAAAAGGGAGTGATTGAACAAGAAGcttaa
- the STH1 gene encoding RSC chromatin remodeling complex ATPase subunit STH1 (similar to Ashbya gossypii AER375C) — protein MSTATDCPIMEDVGGGQLSGQVDKEKGFAEAILIPKPETKDQLEQLLYRYRAIVGSPEKNRLEIDAIEQVFTDVSDQQQKYVARLSELRSSMVEELEYDSELLKKQIISLQLLSKDMDIPPSLLGELEDVLQQERSEMKPVANIKPIEWSFNFNENAEKFGLKDKFCSIGYQKSSSKLGEYKTETTISARIAQRIHELETLPSNLGTYSLDDALEFITKDDVPSSIDNLKIKALVELKALKLLTKQKSLRQKLISNVTSQSHQTIPYLRDSQYTMAAQRSINVRTKVIVPQTARLAEELERQQLLEKRKRERNIHRQKVSQIVEFIQQRQQDFSSHRERATQFGRICASLHSQMEKEEQRRIERTAKQRLAALKSNDEEAYMKLLDQTKDTRITHLLKQTNSFLDSLAQAVRVQQHEARLRRGEEIPPVTDEEREKIDYYEVAHRIKEKVTKQPAMLIGGTLKEYQLRGLEWMVSLYNNHLNGILADEMGLGKTIQSISLITYLYEVKNTTGPFLVIVPLSTITNWTMEFEKWAPSLITIVYKGTPNQRRSLQHQVRIGDFDVLLTTYEYIIKDRSLLAKHEWAHMIIDEGHRMKNAQSKLSYTLTHYYRTRHRLILTGTPLQNNLPELWALLNFVLPKIFNSSKTFDEWFNTPFSNTGGQEKLELTEEEALLVIRRLHKVLRPFLLRRLKKEVEKDLPDKVEKVVKCKLSGLQQQLYQQMLNHNALFVGAGTEGATKGGIKGLNNKIMQLRKICNHPFVFDEVENVVNPTGSNGPLLYRVSGKFELLDRVLPKFKATGHRVLMFFQMTQVMTIMEDFLRMRGLKYMRLDGGTRAEDRTGMLKQFNSPNSDYFCFLLSTRAGGLGLNLQTADTVIIFDTDWNPHQDLQAQDRAHRIGQKNEVRILRLITTDSVEEVILERAMQKLDIDGKVIQAGKFDNKSTSEEQEAFLRRLLESESTKDDDDQAELDDLELNEILARDESEKELFDKMDRDRVARELKESRARGLKKPLPRLISVDELPDIFAEDITRHLQTEPVAVGRIRERKRVYYDDGLTEEQWLQAVDDDDDTLEDAIKRKREARERRQRRKMGLEPDEMPEGTPEPAALADAEPDQTENIEPVGTVAPVMNGKRQRRNRRSATATPNPEQQSKVEEVSKHEKPELEDPEPKKPKLKVKISLNKSNTDRTPPPPPPPAAPAAPESPAVPTLSKKRGRKSQNSSVIYDLLKFVETLRKETDPVDGHVRAAIFEKLPSKRDYPDYYQVISNPISIDTILKKSKKGFYNNMDAARQDFETMFENAKFYNQEDSWVYNDAEELSKYLSHYFENYKSGDA, from the coding sequence ATGAGCACAGCTACAGATTGTCCGATTATGGAGGACGTTGGAGGGGGGCAGTTGTCTGGGCAGGTTGATAAGGAGAAGGGGTTTGCTGAGGCGATTCTCATTCCAAAGCCGGAGACGAAGGATCAGTTGGAGCAGTTGTTGTATCGGTATCGGGCAATTGTGGGTAGTCCGGAGAAGAATCGGTTAGAGATTGATGCGATAGAGCAGGTGTTTACTGATGTAAGTGATCAACAGCAGAAGTATGTGGCTCGGTTGAGTGAGTTGAGGAGTAGCATGGTTGAGGAGCTGGAGTATGATTCggagttgttgaagaaacaaattattTCGCTTCAGTTGTTGAGTAAGGACATGGATATTCCACCTAGTTTGCTGGGGGAGTTGGAGGATGTTCTACAGCAGGAGCGGAGTGAGATGAAGCCAGTTGCTAACATCAAGCCAATTGAATGGTCTTTCAACTTTAATGAGAATGCAGAGAAGTTTGGGTTGAAGGACAAATTTTGTTCGATTGGGTATCAGAAGAGCTCTTCCAAACTGGGGGAGTATAAGACGGAGACGACGATATCTGCACGGATTGCGCAGCGGATTCATGAGCTGGAGACTTTGCCATCCAACCTGGGTACTTATTCTTTGGATGACGCTTTAGAGTTCATCACGAAGGATGATGTTCCTTCCAGTATAGACAACTTGAAGATCAAGGCTTTAGTAGAATTGAAAGCCTTGAAGCTTCTAACTAAGCAGAAATCACTAAGACAAAAACTTATCAGCAATGTGACAAGCCAGTCTCACCAAACTATCCCCTATTTGCGTGATTCCCAATATACCATGGCGGCTCAGAGATCCATTAACGTTCGGACAAAAGTTATTGTTCCGCAAACAGCGCGTTTGGCTGAAGAGTTGGAAAGGCAACAGCTTTTGgagaagagaaagaggGAGCGTAATATACATAGACAAAAGGTTAGTCAGATTGTTGAATTCATTCAACAAAGACAGCAAGACTTTTCCTCCCATCGAGAACGTGCTACCCAATTCGGTAGGATTTGTGCATCTTTACATTCTCAGATGGAAAAGGAAGAGCAGAGAAGGATAGAGAGAACGGCTAAACAGCGTTTAGCTGCTTTAAAGTCCAACGATGAAGAGGCTTATATGAAGTTGTTGGACCAAACAAAGGATACAAGAATCACTCATTTGTTGAAGCAAACTAATTCTTTCTTGGATTCTCTAGCACAGGCCGTTAGAGTGCAGCAGCACGAAGCAAGATTAAGAAGAGGCGAAGAAATCCCTCCAGTAACTGACGAGGAAAGAGAGAAGATTGATTACTATGAAGTTGCACAtagaattaaagaaaaggTTACAAAGCAACCGGCTATGTTAATTGGCGGTACCTTGAAAGAATACCAACTGCGCGGCTTAGAGTGGATGGTTTCTTTGTACAACAATCACTTGAATGGTATCTTAGCTGACGAAATGGGTTTGGGTAAGACAATCCAATCGATTTCTCTAATCACTTATTTGTACGAAGTTAAGAATACTACTGGTCCATTCTTGGTTATTGTTCCTCTATCGACGATCACCAATTGGACCATGGAGTTTGAAAAGTGGGCCCCAAGCCTAATTACGATAGTCTATAAAGGTACCCCAAACCAGAGAAGATCCTTGCAGCACCAAGTGAGAATTGGCGATTTTGATGTTTTATTAACAACGTATGAGTATATCATTAAGGACCGTTCCCTTTTAGCTAAACATGAATGGGCTCATATGATCATTGATGAAGGTCATAGAATGAAGAATGCGCAGTCAAAGTTGTCTTATACTCTAACTCACTACTATAGAACGAGGCACCGACTAATTCTAACAGGTACTCCATTACAAAATAACTTGCCGGAATTATGGGCATTGTTGAACTTTGTACTTCCCAAGatcttcaattcttccaagaCATTTGACGAATGGTTCAACACTCCATTTTCAAACACTGGTGGTCAAGAGAAATTAGAACtaacagaagaagaagccTTGTTGGTCATTCGGAGATTGCATAAGGTTTTACGACCATTTTTGCTACGTCGTTTGAAAAAGGAAGTTGAGAAGGATTTGCCTGACAAGGTTGAAAAAGTGGTTAAGTGTAAACTTTCTGGcttgcagcagcaattaTACCAGCAAATGTTAAATCATAATGCTTTATTTGTTGGTGCAGGTACCGAGGGTGCAACAAAGGGTGGGATTAAAGGTTTGAACAACAAGATTATGCAATTAAGAAAGATTTGTAACCAcccttttgtttttgacGAGGTTGAGAATGTGGTAAATCCAACTGGATCAAACGGCCCTCTTCTATACAGAGTTTCTGGTAAATTTGAATTATTAGACCGTGTTTTGCCAAAGTTCAAGGCTACTGGTCATAGGGTTTTGATGTTCTTTCAGATGACACAAGTCATGACTATCATGGAAGATTTCTTAAGAATGCGGGGCTTGAAGTATATGAGACTGGATGGTGGTACAAGAGCTGAGGATCGTACAGGTATGCTAAAGCAATTTAATTCTCCAAACTCAGACTACTTTTGTTTCTTATTATCTACGAGAGCTGGCGGGTTAGGTTTGAATTTGCAGACTGCTGATACGGTCATTATATTCGACACTGATTGGAATCCCCATCAGGATTTACAAGCACAAGATAGAGCTCATAGAATTGGTCAGAAGAATGAAGTGCGTATTTTGAGGTTGATCACCACTGATTCCGTTGAGGAGGTCATCCTAGAGAGAGCAATGCAGAAGTTGGACATTGATGGTAAGGTCATTCAGGCTGGTAAGTTTGATAACAAATCAACTTCCGAGGAACAGGAAGCCTTTTTGCGTCGTTTGTTAGAGAGTGAATCTACAaaggatgatgatgatcaggCAGAGTTAGATGACCTCGAATTAAACGAGATTCTAGCTCGTGACGAAAGTGAGAAGGAATTGTTTGACAAGATGGATCGAGATCGGGTTGCGCGCGAACTGAAGGAATCACGGGCCAGAGGACTTAAGAAACCATTGCCAAGGTTAATTTCTGTAGACGAATTACCAGATATTTTTGCAGAAGATATTACTCGGCATTTGCAAACAGAGCCAGTAGCTGTTGGGAGAAtaagagagagaaagaggGTGTACTATGACGATGGATTAACTGAAGAGCAGTGGTTACAAGCagttgatgatgacgatgataCTCTGGAAGATGCGATCAAGAGAAAAAGGGAGGCACGTGAAAGAAGACAACGTAGGAAGATGGGTCTGGAACCTGATGAAATGCCTGAAGGTACTCCGGAACCTGCTGCTCTTGCTGATGCGGAGCCAGATCaaacagaaaatattgaaCCTGTGGGAACTGTTGCACCTGTCATGAATGGCAAACGACAGAGAAGAAATAGGAGGTCTGCCACTGCTACCCCTAATCCGGAGCAGCAATCAAaggttgaagaagtttcaaaaCACGAAAAACCTGAACTGGAAGATCCAGAACCAAAGAAGCCTAAACTCAAGGTGAAAATAAGCCTGAACAAATCGAACACTGATCGAACGCCCCCACCacctcctcctcctgctgctcctgctgctCCTGAATCTCCCGCTGTCCCTACTCTGTCTAAAAAGAGAGGTCGGAAGTCTCAGAACTCATCTGTTATATACGATCTTCTCAAGTTTGTGGAAACCCTCAGAAAAGAAACTGACCCAGTAGATGGCCACGTCCGGGCGGCCATCTTCGAAAAGTTACCATCCAAGAGGGACTACCCCGACTACTATCAAGTCATATCCAACCCCATCTCTATTGATACCATCCTGAAAAAGAGTAAAAAGGGCTTTTACAACAACATGGATGCAGCTCGCCAAGATTTTGAGACCATGTTCGAAAACGCCAAATTCTACAACCAAGAGGATTCCTGGGTCTACAATGATGCTGAGGAATTGTCCAAGTATTTAAGTCATTATTTCGAAAACTACAAAAGTGGAGATGCCTAA
- the RRT14 gene encoding Rrt14p (similar to Ashbya gossypii AER376W), with protein sequence MGQYGSDARAQASGAVRDVLESVLPGAVGCREFGGRRRNGRGSQAAVVNRVLSQRGVIQGQDVDRVKKQQREEQRRRVRREQRLREELEAEAKMERLQRHRSAGRMSKEERAYVGGMVRRNEQLLRTWDKGEEVAELEGQVLQDMRGASGKRQKRKRGRAMCQKKQGSNEQQLRLTPGLAPVGASDEEDTSEGEQEGSDRGW encoded by the coding sequence ATGGGACAGTACGGGAGTGATGCTAGGGCTCAGGCCAGCGGTGCGGTGCGGGATGTGTTAGAGAGTGTGCTGCCCGGGGCCGTTGGGTGCAGAGAGTTTGGTGGGAGACGCAGGAATGGGAGGGGGTCTCAAGCGGCGGTGGTTAACCGGGTACTGAGCCAGAGGGGTGTGATACAGGGGCAGGATGTGGACAGGGTCaagaagcagcagcggGAGGAGCAGCGGAGGCGGGTGCGGAGAGAGCAGCGGTTGCGGGAGGAGCTGGAGGCGGAGGCGAAGATGGAGCGGCTTCAGCGGCACCGGTCGGCGGGGAGGATGAGTAAGGAGGAGCGGGCGTATGTTGGTGGGATGGTTCGTCGGAATGAGCAGCTGTTGCGTACGTGGGATAAGGGGGAGGAGGTTGCTGAGCTGGAGGGGCAGGTGCTGCAGGATATGCGCGGAGCTTCAGGCAAGCGGCAGAAGAGAAAGCGCGGGAGAGCGATGTGCCAGAAGAAGCAGGGCAGTAATGAGCAGCAGCTGAGGCTCACGCCTGGGCTGGCGCCTGTGGGTGCAAGCGATGAAGAGGATACGTCTGAGGGGGAGCAAGAGGGATCTGACCGGGGGTGGTGA